In Acinetobacter pittii, one genomic interval encodes:
- a CDS encoding ribonucleotide-diphosphate reductase subunit beta, producing MSILSWDDFEDDSQKPTAPEHKSAPVQSEKASDSQNVSTAQPSSPSVAAPQSAGTHSVRPTVASDTVARAAQALEHLDVAPGLEELEMGAQRVQVDDKAMINCRADLNQLVPFKYEWAWQKYLDGCANHWMPQEVNMNHDIALWKSENGLTEDERTIVMRSLGFFSTADSLVANNLVLAIYRHITNPECRQYILRQAFEEAIHTHAYQYCIESLGMDEGEVFNMYREIPSVARKAAWGLKYTQSLTDPNFHTGTPENDQRLLRNLIAFYCVLEGIFFYCGFTQILSMGRRNKMNGVAEQFQYILRDESMHLNFGIDMINQIKIENPHLWTAEFQQEVVQMIVEGTMLEIEYARDTMPRGVLGMNASMMEEYLKFICNRRLSQLGLPEQFAGVTNPFAWMSEMMDLRKEKNFFETRVTDYQTGGALSW from the coding sequence ATGTCTATCCTTAGTTGGGACGATTTTGAAGATGATTCGCAAAAACCGACTGCACCTGAACACAAGTCTGCGCCCGTCCAATCGGAAAAAGCGTCAGATTCGCAGAATGTATCTACTGCGCAGCCATCATCGCCGAGCGTGGCAGCTCCACAATCCGCTGGAACCCATTCCGTGCGACCAACAGTTGCCTCCGATACAGTGGCTAGAGCCGCTCAAGCCTTAGAACATTTAGACGTTGCCCCTGGCCTTGAAGAGCTAGAAATGGGTGCTCAACGTGTTCAAGTTGACGACAAAGCAATGATTAACTGTCGTGCGGACTTGAACCAACTTGTTCCATTTAAATATGAGTGGGCTTGGCAGAAATATCTTGACGGGTGTGCAAACCACTGGATGCCTCAAGAAGTTAACATGAACCACGACATCGCGCTTTGGAAGTCTGAAAATGGCTTGACCGAAGATGAGCGTACTATTGTTATGCGTTCTTTAGGTTTCTTCTCGACTGCGGACTCTTTGGTTGCAAACAACTTGGTATTGGCGATTTACCGTCATATTACTAACCCTGAATGCCGTCAGTACATCTTGCGTCAAGCATTTGAAGAAGCAATTCACACTCACGCTTACCAATACTGTATCGAATCTTTAGGTATGGACGAAGGCGAAGTCTTTAACATGTACCGCGAGATTCCATCTGTTGCACGTAAAGCAGCTTGGGGCTTGAAATACACGCAATCTTTAACTGACCCTAATTTCCACACAGGCACACCTGAAAACGACCAGCGTTTACTTCGTAACCTGATCGCATTCTACTGTGTACTTGAAGGGATCTTCTTCTACTGTGGCTTTACTCAAATTTTGAGTATGGGCCGTCGTAACAAGATGAACGGTGTTGCTGAGCAGTTCCAATACATCTTGCGTGATGAATCGATGCACTTGAACTTTGGTATCGACATGATTAACCAAATCAAGATTGAGAACCCACACCTTTGGACTGCTGAGTTCCAACAAGAAGTGGTTCAAATGATTGTTGAAGGTACAATGCTTGAAATCGAATATGCACGTGACACAATGCCACGCGGTGTATTGGGTATGAACGCAAGCATGATGGAAGAATACTTGAAATTCATCTGTAACCGCCGTTTATCTCAGTTAGGTTTACCAGAGCAATTTGCTGGTGTAACGAACCCATTTGCGTGGATGTCTGAGATGATGGACTTACGTAAAGAGAAGAACTTCTTCGAAACTCGCGTAACAGACTACCAGACTGGTGGTGCGTTAAGCTGGTAA
- a CDS encoding TetR/AcrR family transcriptional regulator, giving the protein MSETLPDPRKRPRQARSVATFEAILEAAARILESLCFAGFNTNAVAELAGVSIGSLYQYFPSKDALIVELIRRERAKLSNHIVEAIQQHDATDLKEKLKLIIQAAVQHQLSRPQLARTLEFASELIGKDIEESEHQHELETIISDLFKRSGVSHAQTAAQDVIALSKGMINAAGIVGESDLNHLQQRVEKAVFGYLDLY; this is encoded by the coding sequence ATGTCAGAAACCCTCCCAGACCCACGTAAACGCCCGCGTCAAGCACGCTCAGTGGCTACCTTTGAAGCAATTCTAGAGGCAGCTGCTCGCATTTTAGAGTCGTTATGCTTTGCTGGATTTAACACAAATGCTGTAGCTGAACTTGCTGGTGTAAGCATTGGGAGCCTATATCAATACTTTCCATCTAAAGATGCTTTAATCGTCGAGTTAATTCGACGTGAGCGTGCCAAGCTTTCAAATCATATCGTTGAAGCCATACAGCAACATGACGCCACAGACTTAAAAGAAAAATTAAAACTCATTATACAAGCCGCTGTGCAACATCAATTGAGCCGCCCACAGTTGGCACGAACCTTAGAATTTGCTTCTGAACTCATTGGCAAAGACATTGAGGAAAGTGAGCATCAGCACGAGCTTGAAACCATAATTTCTGATCTGTTTAAACGTTCTGGCGTTTCACATGCGCAGACAGCCGCACAAGATGTGATTGCATTAAGCAAAGGAATGATTAACGCAGCAGGCATAGTAGGGGAAAGTGATTTAAATCATTTACAACAGCGAGTTGAAAAGGCTGTATTTGGTTATTTAGATTTATATTAA
- a CDS encoding darcynin family protein — MSRNYTFFIHLRALPAWLALAREKRAEFSAQKLEPIFEKYPTVKVRWYDVEAFSTKASDIAVFETSSLQDYYFVIDAIRDSEFCTVPYFEFVEIIPAIEDGYVEYESSL; from the coding sequence ATGTCTAGAAACTATACTTTTTTTATTCATTTAAGAGCTTTGCCTGCTTGGTTGGCTTTAGCTCGTGAAAAGCGGGCTGAGTTTAGTGCACAAAAGCTTGAACCTATTTTTGAGAAGTACCCGACTGTAAAAGTGCGCTGGTATGACGTTGAAGCGTTTAGCACTAAAGCCAGTGATATTGCTGTGTTTGAGACGTCATCTCTGCAAGATTATTATTTTGTGATTGATGCGATTCGAGACTCTGAGTTTTGTACAGTGCCCTACTTTGAGTTTGTAGAGATTATTCCTGCAATTGAAGATGGGTATGTGGAGTATGAGAGTTCTTTATAG
- a CDS encoding TetR/AcrR family transcriptional regulator produces MPTLEISSKKLQVVQTAIQLFTTHGFHNAGVDLIIKKSKIQKATFYNYFHSKERLVEMCLIFQKSRLKEEVLAIVYSHRYPTAADKLKEIVRLHVDVNSLYHLLFKAIFEIKQLYPTAYRMAVEYRKWLLRELFDLVFSLETYAFNPDANMVLNLIDGLMLQVLSSNSLNERDVVLERF; encoded by the coding sequence ATGCCAACTTTAGAAATATCTTCCAAAAAATTACAGGTGGTTCAAACCGCCATCCAACTCTTTACCACGCATGGATTCCATAATGCAGGTGTAGACCTGATTATCAAAAAATCCAAAATTCAAAAAGCCACGTTTTATAACTACTTTCACTCGAAAGAACGCCTTGTTGAAATGTGTTTAATCTTTCAAAAAAGCCGACTCAAAGAAGAAGTTTTGGCAATTGTCTATTCACACCGCTACCCAACCGCAGCCGATAAACTCAAAGAAATTGTCCGTTTACATGTCGATGTAAATAGCCTTTACCATCTTTTGTTTAAAGCTATTTTTGAAATAAAACAGCTTTATCCAACGGCTTATCGCATGGCTGTTGAATATCGAAAATGGCTACTCCGAGAGCTTTTTGATCTGGTCTTTAGTCTGGAAACCTATGCATTTAACCCTGATGCCAACATGGTTTTAAACTTAATTGATGGCTTGATGCTACAAGTTTTAAGCTCTAACAGTTTGAATGAACGGGATGTGGTTTTGGAGAGGTTTTGA
- the rutF gene encoding flavin reductase encodes MVQATDFRNAMSLLTSAVSVVTTAGMSGRFGFTASAVCSVTDTPPTLLVCMNQSASSHAHFLDNKILTVNVLGAQHEHISKAFSSKLTPEERFKHGAWIELETGSPVLDDALVSFDCEIEQIQQVGTHTIFICPIVAIKQSQHDQSLVYFNRAYHQVGQTETV; translated from the coding sequence ATGGTTCAAGCAACAGACTTTAGAAATGCAATGTCTTTACTCACAAGTGCAGTTAGTGTTGTGACTACGGCAGGCATGTCTGGCCGTTTTGGATTTACTGCCTCTGCTGTTTGTAGTGTGACTGACACACCACCGACATTATTGGTCTGTATGAACCAATCTGCGAGTTCGCATGCACATTTCCTAGATAACAAAATCTTAACTGTGAATGTGTTAGGCGCACAGCACGAACATATTTCAAAAGCATTTTCATCTAAGCTCACACCAGAAGAGCGCTTTAAACATGGCGCATGGATAGAGTTAGAAACGGGTTCACCTGTGTTGGATGATGCGTTGGTCAGTTTCGATTGTGAGATTGAGCAAATTCAACAAGTCGGCACACATACGATTTTTATATGTCCGATTGTGGCGATTAAACAAAGCCAACATGACCAAAGTTTGGTTTATTTTAACCGTGCTTATCACCAAGTGGGGCAGACTGAGACTGTCTAA
- the metE gene encoding methionine synthase, whose protein sequence is MKKLLPTSTAGSLPKPSWLAEPEKLWSPWKLENEGLAEGKKDALRLALHEQQLAGIDIVSDGEQTRQHFVTTFIEHLNGVDFEKRETVRIRDRYDASVPSVVGAVSRQKPVFVEDAKFLRQQTNQPIKWALPGPMTMIDTLYDGHYKSREKLAWEFAKILNQEARELEAAGVDIIQFDEPAFNVFFDEVNDWGIATLERAIEGLKCETAVHICYGYGIKANTDWKKTLGSEWRQYEEAFPKLQTSNIDIISLECHNSHVPIDLLELIRGKKVMVGAIDVASNQIETPEEVANTLRKALQFVDSDKLYPCTNCGMAPLSREVARGKLNALSAGAEIVRRELTGYDLTA, encoded by the coding sequence ATGAAAAAATTATTACCAACTTCAACTGCTGGCAGCTTACCTAAACCGTCTTGGCTTGCAGAACCTGAAAAGCTTTGGTCGCCTTGGAAACTTGAAAACGAAGGCTTAGCCGAAGGTAAAAAAGACGCGTTACGTTTGGCATTGCACGAACAACAACTTGCAGGCATCGACATCGTGAGCGATGGCGAACAAACTCGCCAACACTTTGTGACGACATTTATTGAACACTTAAATGGCGTAGATTTTGAGAAGCGCGAAACTGTTCGTATTCGTGACCGTTACGATGCAAGCGTACCGTCTGTGGTAGGTGCAGTGTCTCGTCAAAAGCCTGTGTTTGTTGAAGATGCGAAGTTTTTACGTCAGCAAACCAATCAACCAATTAAGTGGGCATTACCTGGCCCAATGACCATGATTGATACGCTTTACGATGGTCACTACAAGAGCCGTGAAAAACTTGCTTGGGAATTTGCCAAAATCTTGAACCAAGAAGCGCGTGAGCTAGAAGCTGCTGGTGTAGATATTATTCAGTTTGACGAACCTGCATTTAACGTCTTCTTTGACGAAGTAAATGACTGGGGCATCGCGACTTTAGAGCGTGCAATTGAAGGTCTAAAATGTGAAACTGCGGTCCACATTTGCTACGGTTACGGCATTAAAGCCAACACTGACTGGAAAAAGACACTCGGTTCAGAATGGCGCCAGTACGAAGAAGCTTTCCCGAAACTTCAAACGTCGAACATTGATATCATCTCGTTAGAATGTCACAACTCACATGTGCCTATCGATTTACTCGAACTTATTCGCGGTAAAAAAGTCATGGTCGGCGCAATTGATGTTGCATCTAACCAGATCGAAACACCAGAAGAAGTGGCTAACACATTGCGTAAAGCGCTTCAGTTTGTAGACTCTGACAAGCTTTACCCTTGCACAAACTGCGGTATGGCGCCTCTTTCACGTGAAGTGGCACGTGGCAAGTTAAATGCTTTAAGTGCAGGTGCAGAAATCGTTCGTCGAGAACTGACTGGTTATGATCTTACTGCTTAA
- a CDS encoding DUF1852 domain-containing protein has product MSKEFTFTIKSICFDENYRPADNTRITTNFANLARGMSREENLRNTLQMIDNRFNALAHWDNPKGDRYGVELEIISVEMNIDAENRASGLPLIEILKTNIVDKKTNERIEGIVGNNFSSYVRDYDFSVLLLDHNKNKSTFSTPEKFGELHGNLFKSFINSETYKANFKKAPVICLSVSTTKEYHRTENEHPVLGVEYKQEDYSLTDEYFQKMGLKVRYFMPPNSVAPLAFYFTGDLLSDYTNLELISTISTMETFQKIYRPEIYNANSVAGKSYQPSLKHEDYSLTRIVYDREERSRLAIEQGKFVEEQFIKPYQAILEQWSANYAPN; this is encoded by the coding sequence ATGAGTAAAGAATTTACATTTACGATTAAGAGTATTTGTTTCGATGAGAACTATCGTCCAGCAGACAATACACGTATTACAACCAACTTTGCTAACTTGGCAAGAGGGATGAGCCGCGAAGAAAATTTGCGCAATACATTGCAGATGATCGACAATCGTTTCAATGCCTTAGCTCATTGGGACAACCCTAAAGGCGACCGCTATGGCGTTGAACTTGAAATCATTTCAGTTGAAATGAACATTGATGCCGAAAACCGTGCAAGCGGACTTCCTCTCATCGAAATATTGAAAACCAATATTGTTGATAAGAAAACCAATGAACGCATCGAAGGTATTGTAGGCAATAACTTCTCGTCTTATGTACGTGACTATGACTTTAGTGTGCTTTTGTTAGATCACAACAAAAACAAGTCGACTTTTAGCACGCCAGAAAAGTTTGGTGAATTGCACGGTAATTTGTTTAAGAGCTTTATTAACTCTGAAACTTACAAAGCCAACTTTAAAAAGGCACCTGTGATTTGCTTAAGCGTTTCGACGACTAAAGAGTACCACCGTACTGAAAACGAACATCCAGTTTTGGGCGTGGAATACAAGCAAGAAGACTATTCACTCACTGATGAATATTTCCAAAAAATGGGCTTAAAAGTTCGCTACTTCATGCCGCCAAATAGCGTTGCGCCATTAGCGTTCTATTTTACTGGCGATTTGCTGAGTGATTACACCAACCTTGAGTTGATTAGTACCATTAGTACGATGGAAACCTTCCAAAAGATTTACCGTCCTGAAATTTACAACGCAAATTCAGTGGCTGGAAAATCTTATCAACCAAGCTTGAAACACGAAGATTATTCACTTACTCGAATTGTGTATGACCGTGAAGAACGTAGCCGTTTGGCTATTGAGCAGGGGAAGTTTGTTGAAGAGCAATTTATCAAACCATACCAAGCGATTCTTGAGCAGTGGTCTGCTAATTACGCTCCTAATTAA
- the adiY gene encoding AraC family transcriptional regulator yields the protein MPQTATALASWVKAIQKALEKAGVDSQSLLEQAGLDIQALGNPDARYSLKQTANLWKLAVQKTQDSCFGLKVASQVNQNTFHVLGHSLITSTTLKEMFLRIIRYFRVVTDIPELEFYGQGNNHYFVIHVPDEVQPESIDAFISVFIRSSRALQGSVFSPLRIELRRSEPEDLETFTSILKAPIVFNAPKDMIVFDTATIEQPLEGANPTLTQEYDEIINRYLARFDKENILARVKVKLIEKLSTGDFQQQDVAKSLGLSIRSLQRKLSAENTSYSELLDQTRHELALSYIKNSSHNITEIAYILGFTDVSSFTRAFRRWTNLSPVHYREKHLACS from the coding sequence ATGCCACAGACAGCAACGGCACTGGCTAGCTGGGTGAAAGCGATTCAAAAAGCGCTCGAAAAAGCCGGTGTTGATAGTCAATCTTTATTAGAACAAGCGGGTTTAGATATTCAGGCTCTCGGTAATCCTGATGCACGTTATTCATTAAAACAAACAGCAAATTTATGGAAATTAGCAGTTCAGAAAACTCAAGATTCATGTTTTGGCCTTAAAGTTGCCAGCCAAGTCAACCAAAATACTTTTCATGTGTTAGGGCATTCACTGATTACCAGCACTACCCTAAAAGAAATGTTCTTAAGAATTATTCGCTATTTTCGTGTGGTAACAGATATTCCAGAGCTAGAGTTTTATGGTCAAGGAAATAACCATTATTTCGTTATTCATGTTCCCGACGAAGTTCAGCCCGAATCAATAGATGCGTTTATTTCCGTTTTTATTCGCTCAAGTCGTGCCTTGCAAGGATCTGTTTTTTCACCGTTACGCATTGAGTTAAGGCGTTCGGAACCTGAAGATCTGGAAACGTTTACAAGTATTTTAAAAGCCCCGATCGTGTTTAATGCACCTAAAGACATGATTGTGTTTGATACAGCTACCATTGAACAGCCACTAGAAGGTGCAAATCCAACCCTCACCCAAGAATATGATGAGATTATTAATCGTTATCTGGCTCGATTCGATAAAGAAAATATATTGGCGCGGGTGAAAGTGAAACTTATTGAAAAATTATCGACGGGTGATTTTCAACAACAAGACGTTGCGAAAAGTCTGGGCTTAAGTATACGGAGTCTGCAACGCAAACTTTCTGCCGAAAATACTTCTTATAGTGAGTTACTAGATCAGACTCGCCACGAACTTGCATTGTCATATATTAAAAACTCAAGCCATAATATTACTGAGATTGCTTATATTCTTGGCTTTACCGACGTGAGTAGCTTTACACGTGCGTTCCGCCGCTGGACTAATTTATCACCCGTCCACTATCGAGAAAAACATCTGGCTTGCTCTTAG
- the hipO gene encoding amidohydrolase, with the protein MNKIIKNSLFLGLSTFIAGYGTVLHAEASPTTLPAVSQKALTIIDGQTEWLNKVYKDIHEHPELGFMETRTSAIVAKELKSLGFDVKTGIAKTGVVGILKNGEGPTVMYRADMDANTVQEATGLPYASKVRVKLDDGTETPVAHMCGHDAHVTWMLSMAKTLVALKKEWSGTIILVAQPAEEPVTGAKAMVSDGLWTKYNLPKPDYFFAVHTTPAPVGTVINAPGPRMAGTDQLDILFKGVGGHGSLPYLTKNPISMAANAITQYQTIMGNAVNTQQPAALSIGSVQAGNSNNVIPSTALVKMNMRWFDPKVRETMLNNIKLMSEGAAQMQGMGKDQLPTLTLKGSTNPVINNKEFSARLNGPLKALLGDKQVLTDFPPFMGSEDVHHLLGDQKDIPFNFMFIGVADPVVFANAVKQGKPVPYIPHSPNYIVDLKALPVGAKVTTVSMLELLTKK; encoded by the coding sequence ATGAATAAAATCATCAAAAACAGTCTATTTTTAGGTTTGTCGACTTTTATTGCAGGTTATGGAACGGTTCTGCATGCAGAAGCAAGTCCGACAACTTTACCCGCGGTTTCTCAAAAAGCGTTAACGATTATTGATGGGCAAACAGAGTGGTTAAATAAGGTCTATAAAGACATTCATGAACACCCTGAACTCGGGTTTATGGAAACGCGAACCTCTGCCATTGTTGCCAAAGAGCTTAAGTCATTAGGTTTTGACGTTAAAACGGGAATAGCCAAAACAGGTGTGGTCGGCATTTTAAAAAACGGTGAGGGGCCAACGGTCATGTACCGTGCCGATATGGATGCCAACACAGTTCAAGAAGCCACAGGTTTACCCTACGCAAGTAAAGTACGGGTAAAACTCGATGATGGAACCGAAACACCTGTAGCACATATGTGTGGTCATGATGCCCATGTGACATGGATGCTGAGTATGGCAAAAACCCTAGTTGCTTTAAAAAAGGAATGGAGCGGAACAATTATTTTAGTCGCGCAACCTGCTGAAGAACCGGTAACAGGCGCAAAAGCTATGGTGAGCGATGGTTTATGGACCAAATATAACTTACCGAAACCTGATTATTTCTTTGCAGTTCACACTACCCCTGCACCTGTGGGAACGGTAATTAATGCACCGGGTCCACGAATGGCAGGAACCGATCAACTTGATATTCTATTTAAAGGGGTGGGTGGACATGGGTCACTTCCATATTTAACCAAGAACCCGATTAGCATGGCGGCCAATGCCATTACCCAATATCAAACCATTATGGGTAACGCAGTAAATACTCAGCAACCTGCTGCTTTATCTATTGGGTCAGTTCAAGCTGGAAATTCAAATAACGTGATTCCTTCAACCGCGTTAGTCAAAATGAATATGCGCTGGTTTGACCCGAAAGTGCGTGAAACCATGTTAAATAATATTAAGCTCATGAGTGAAGGCGCGGCCCAAATGCAGGGGATGGGTAAAGATCAATTGCCTACTCTAACGCTCAAAGGTTCAACCAACCCAGTCATTAATAACAAAGAGTTTTCCGCGCGTTTAAATGGGCCGTTAAAAGCATTGTTAGGTGATAAGCAAGTTTTAACCGACTTTCCTCCATTTATGGGTTCAGAAGATGTACACCATTTGTTAGGTGACCAAAAAGACATTCCTTTTAACTTTATGTTTATTGGTGTGGCGGACCCAGTTGTATTTGCCAATGCAGTAAAACAAGGAAAACCTGTGCCTTATATTCCACATAGTCCTAACTACATTGTGGACTTAAAGGCGTTGCCAGTGGGAGCCAAAGTCACAACTGTTTCTATGTTAGAGCTGCTCACTAAGAAGTAA
- a CDS encoding long-chain fatty acid transporter has protein sequence MNFVVNKKIFILGITSICTSTLHAAAFDKTGQSISAFLQPGNYFEANLGITDTDLSGAESGTNPSHHSISDIANTDYRPTAALKLQLAPQYSFGLLYDQPFGADTEYSGLNGFVATSKDTVMLPGITTAGLANATSGQVPTGNAKSEFDIQNLSFILGYQPTKNWNLYAGPVYQTFKSQVELRGNVFSLYNGYDFHTKTVGDLGWLAGLAYQIPEKAVKVSLTYRSAITHKVNATENAPLIDMLSTQQGRDLVNQHLDYMISIGQMTEQKKAYLNRIVAELPNVEESGTTKFKSPDSVNLEFQTGLRQGTLLFGSVRWVNWSDLALQPYRFGEISKVVGGLSTPSRPEGFNLVRYYDDQWSLNLGLGQRFSPKWLGSVSVGWDSGVGDKVSTGGPSKGYYNLGVGAQYSPTSQYFISGGVKYYWLGDAKAQLGAQAGSDYYVGEFKDNHSVSYGLKIGYKF, from the coding sequence ATGAATTTTGTTGTGAATAAAAAAATATTTATTTTAGGAATAACTTCAATTTGCACAAGCACCTTACATGCCGCAGCATTTGATAAAACAGGACAATCCATATCGGCTTTTTTACAACCGGGCAATTATTTTGAAGCAAATTTAGGAATTACAGATACCGATTTAAGTGGTGCAGAGTCGGGCACTAACCCTTCACATCATTCCATTTCAGATATCGCCAACACAGATTATCGACCTACAGCGGCCTTAAAACTTCAGTTGGCACCGCAGTATTCATTTGGTCTACTTTACGATCAGCCTTTTGGTGCCGACACAGAATATTCAGGTCTGAATGGTTTTGTCGCAACGTCAAAAGACACGGTGATGTTACCCGGCATTACCACCGCAGGGCTTGCCAATGCTACTTCTGGTCAAGTGCCTACAGGAAATGCAAAATCAGAATTTGATATACAGAATTTAAGCTTTATCTTGGGATATCAACCCACAAAAAACTGGAATCTGTATGCTGGGCCCGTCTATCAGACCTTTAAAAGTCAGGTTGAATTAAGAGGCAATGTATTTAGTCTTTACAACGGTTATGACTTTCATACCAAAACTGTAGGTGACTTGGGGTGGCTAGCAGGGCTTGCCTATCAGATTCCTGAAAAAGCTGTGAAAGTGTCATTAACTTACCGCTCAGCCATTACTCATAAAGTAAACGCGACTGAAAATGCTCCACTTATTGATATGTTAAGCACGCAGCAAGGTCGTGATTTAGTAAATCAGCACCTAGATTATATGATTTCTATTGGACAAATGACCGAGCAGAAAAAAGCTTATTTAAATCGTATTGTTGCCGAGTTACCAAATGTAGAAGAGTCAGGCACAACCAAGTTTAAATCTCCAGATTCAGTCAATTTAGAGTTTCAAACAGGCCTTCGTCAGGGGACTTTATTGTTCGGGAGTGTGCGCTGGGTAAATTGGAGTGATCTTGCTCTACAGCCTTACCGCTTTGGTGAAATCTCAAAAGTTGTTGGTGGATTATCGACTCCAAGCCGCCCAGAAGGTTTCAACTTGGTTCGTTATTACGATGATCAATGGTCTCTTAATTTAGGGTTAGGGCAACGCTTTTCACCTAAATGGTTAGGCTCGGTGTCAGTCGGTTGGGACTCGGGAGTAGGTGATAAGGTCTCGACGGGTGGGCCAAGCAAAGGGTATTACAACTTAGGCGTGGGTGCTCAATATAGCCCAACATCGCAATATTTTATTTCAGGTGGCGTGAAGTATTACTGGTTAGGCGATGCAAAAGCTCAGCTTGGCGCACAGGCGGGTAGTGACTATTATGTGGGTGAGTTTAAGGATAATCACTCAGTCAGCTATGGCTTAAAAATTGGATATAAATTTTAA
- a CDS encoding LysR family transcriptional regulator gives MEIKQIKYFLTVVESGSIGKAAQKLDVGASAISQQISKLEQELSIRLLQRNAFGVTPTPAGLAFLKHSQLILRQVNFAIDAAHSARLSGHVSLGFPPTITALIGIPLMKLMSERYPDIRLEIVETLSGNLIQSINSRQLDIAIIFTNEIDKQWSIQPLVREQMYLMARKEVLEKYGLAECIKSGIIQSQQIGDIPLVLPRQRHSLRKLLEHKIGQLNVVYEIDGLHLLMDSLIHLDLASVRPGSACLQEYKHKLQLLKLIDPEVERINYLVSLAEEELSPAALAAKSAIKACVKELIQNQIWPCSEIIL, from the coding sequence ATGGAAATCAAGCAAATAAAGTATTTTTTGACGGTCGTTGAATCAGGCAGTATTGGTAAAGCTGCTCAAAAACTCGATGTGGGTGCTTCGGCCATTAGTCAGCAGATTAGTAAACTCGAACAAGAGTTAAGTATTCGCTTATTGCAGCGTAATGCTTTTGGTGTGACCCCAACACCCGCAGGTCTGGCCTTTTTAAAGCACTCTCAGCTTATTTTACGTCAAGTGAACTTTGCCATAGATGCTGCGCATTCGGCACGGCTGTCAGGCCATGTTAGCCTTGGCTTTCCACCAACCATTACCGCTTTAATTGGCATCCCTTTAATGAAACTAATGTCTGAACGATATCCAGACATTCGCCTAGAGATTGTGGAAACACTTTCGGGCAATCTGATTCAGTCGATTAACTCGCGTCAACTTGATATCGCCATTATTTTTACCAATGAAATTGATAAACAGTGGTCAATACAACCTTTGGTACGCGAGCAAATGTACTTAATGGCACGAAAAGAAGTACTTGAGAAATACGGTCTTGCCGAGTGCATCAAAAGTGGAATTATTCAGTCGCAGCAAATTGGTGATATTCCTTTAGTGTTGCCACGTCAGCGCCATAGCTTACGAAAACTGCTTGAACACAAGATTGGACAGCTTAATGTCGTCTATGAAATTGATGGCTTACACTTACTTATGGACAGCTTGATTCACCTTGACCTTGCCAGTGTTCGGCCCGGAAGTGCTTGCTTGCAAGAATACAAACACAAGCTGCAATTATTGAAGTTAATTGATCCTGAGGTTGAGCGTATTAATTATTTAGTCAGCCTTGCCGAAGAAGAATTATCACCTGCTGCACTCGCTGCAAAGTCGGCAATTAAAGCCTGTGTAAAAGAGCTAATTCAAAACCAAATTTGGCCGTGTTCTGAAATTATTCTATAA